A single region of the Tachyglossus aculeatus isolate mTacAcu1 chromosome X1, mTacAcu1.pri, whole genome shotgun sequence genome encodes:
- the DDX28 gene encoding probable ATP-dependent RNA helicase DDX28 yields MGLSRLPALFLRRGLETTAAAGPPALAVIRIPRALQLRQERAPGRPGSKGPQPRLSRPGRLLISARRPQLSQPAGLTVGRWESATLASRGWKHRKALGDYFVIERSQDEAPALGAGTPDSGEGFQALGLEPALLEALKVAAPSALRPTTVQLRAIPALLRGRHSLVAAETGSGKTLGYLLPLMQRLLHRPRPSPGATRHAVAKPRGLVLVPSRELANQVWAVLEALSPTLDLSVRKIGGGHRRSSSIRTQLARAPLLDVLVATPGVLGMALKRRQVTLRDLSFIVLDEADTLLDQSFLELVDYILRKSPITPDPAGITPKAQLVLVAATLPQGIGQLLDGFTELGRLTTITSSRLHHIMPNVAQRFLRLKGAAKAAELLQILKQHAKGGPDPMGAVVVFCNTSSTVNWLSHVLDEHNIRYLKLQGEMPAALRAGIFQSFQKGFRDILLCTDIASRGLDSIQVELVINYDFPLTLQDYIHRAGRVGRVGSVVPGSVISFVTHRWDVDLVQKIELSARRRKCLPGLDTEMKKLMN; encoded by the coding sequence ATGGGCCTGAGCCGGCTGCCCGCTCTCTTTCTGCGGCGCGGGCTGGAGACGACCGCGGCGGCCGGGCCCCCGGCCCTGGCGGTGATCCGGATCCCGCGGGCCCTGCAGCTGCGGCAGGAGCGGGCCCCCGGGAGGCCGGGCTCGAAGGGCCCGCAGCCGAGGCTGTCGCGGCCGGGCCGGCTGCTCATCTCCGCGCGGCGACCGCAGTTGAGCCAGCCCGCCGGCCTCACGGTGGGCCGGTGGGAGAGCGCCACTCTGGCCTCGCGTGGCTGGAAGCACCGCAAGGCGCTCGGCGACTACTTCGTCATCGAGCGCTCGCAGGACGAGGCGCCCGCCCTGGGGGCTGGGACGCCCGATTCCGGAGAGGGCTTCCAGGCCCTAGGGCTGGAACCCGCCTTGCTGGAGGCCCTGAAGGTGGCCGCGCCCTCCGCCCTCCGCCCCACCACCGTGCAGCTCCGCGCCATCCCCGCGCTGCTCCGCGGCCGCCACTCGCTGGTGGCCGCCGAAACGGGCAGCGGCAAGACCCTGGGCTACTTGCTGCCGCTAATGCAGCGCCTCCTGCACCGGCCTCGCCCGAGCCCCGGAGCCACCCGCCACGCGGTCGCCAAGCCCCGGGGCCTGGTGCTTGTGCCTTCGCGAGAACTGGCCAACCAAGTGTGGGCCGTGCTCGAGGCCCTGAGCCCCACCTTGGACTTGTCCGTGCGGAAGATAGGCGGTGGCCACCGAAGGAGCAGCAGCATCAGGACCCAGCTGGCCAGGGCCCCCCTCCTGGACGTGCTGGTGGCCACCCCCGGAGTCCTGGGGATGGCACTGAAGCGGCGCCAGGTGACTCTCCGGGACCTCAGCTTCATAGTTCTAGACGAAGCGGACACCCTCCTGGACCAGAGCTTCCTGGAGCTGGTCGACTACATCCTGCGGAAGAGCCCGATCACCCCAGATCCCGCCGGCATCACCCCCAAAGCGCAACTGGTGCTGGTGGCCGCTACGTTGCCCCAGGGCATCGGCCAGCTGCTGGACGGTTTCACGGAGCTGGGCAGGCTCACCACCATCACCAGCTCCCGGCTGCACCACATCATGCCCAACGTGGCGCAGAGGTTCCTGCGGCTCAAGGGAGCGGCCAAAGCTGCGGAACTCCTGCAGATCCTCAAGCAGCACGCGAAGGGCGGGCCTGACCCGATGGGGGCCGTGGTGGTGTTTTGCAATACTTCCAGCACTGTGAATTGGCTGAGCCACGTCCTGGATGAGCATAACATCAGATATTTGAAACTGCAGGGGGAGATGCCGGCCGCCTTAAGGGCCGGCATCTTCCAGTCCTTCCAGAAAGGCTTCCGGGACATCCTGCTTTGCACTGACATCGCTTCTAGGGGTCTGGACAGCATCCAGGTCGAATTGGTCATCAATTATGACTTCCCCCTCACCCTGCAGGACTACATCCACCGGGCGGGGCGAGTCGGGCGGGTGGGCAGTGTGGTGCCCGGCTCCGTGATTAGCTTTGTGACCCATCGCTGGGACGTGGACCTGGTCCAGAAAATCGAGTTGTCTGCTCGCCGGAGAAaatgcctcccgggcctggacaCTGAGATGAAGAAGCTTATGAATTAG